A stretch of the Malus sylvestris chromosome 10, drMalSylv7.2, whole genome shotgun sequence genome encodes the following:
- the LOC126584212 gene encoding 3-ketoacyl CoA thiolase 1, peroxisomal-like: protein MNDLAKLKPAFKRDGSTTAGNASQVSDDAGAVLLMKRSLTMQKGLPILGVFGSFAAIGVDPAVMGVGPAAAIPVAVKSAGLELDDIDLFEINEAFASQYVCCCKKLELDPEKVNANGGAIALGHLGATGARCVATLLNEMKRRGRDHSFGVTSMCIGSGMEAAAVFERGDSVDELCNARTV from the exons atgaaCGATTTGGCAAAACTAAAGCCTGCATTTAAACGAGATGGTTCTACAACTGCAG GAAATGCTAGCCAGGTGAGTGATGATGCTGGAGCAGTCCTCCTCATGAAAAGAAGTTTAACTATGCAGAAGGGACTTCCTATTCTTGGTGTTTTCGG GAGTTTTGCTGCCATTGGTGTGGATCCCGCTGTCATGGGAGTAGGTCCAGCTGCTGCAATTCCTGTAGCAGTGAAATCTGCTGGTCTTGAGCTTGATGATATTGATCTGTTTGAGATAAATGAG GCATTTGCATCTCAATATGTTTGTTGTTGCAAGAAATTGGAGCTTGATCCTGAAAAAGTCAATGCTAATGGAGGCGCTATTGCTCTAGGCCATTTAGGCGCTACTG GTGCTCGTTGTGTAGCAACTCTCCTGAATGAAATGAAGCGTCGTGGCAGGGATCACAGCTTTGGTGTTACCTCCATGTGCATAG GCTCAGGTATGGAGGCTGCTGCAGTTTTTGAAAGAGGGGATTCAGTTGATGAGCTATGCAACGCTAGAACTGTATAA
- the LOC126584215 gene encoding uncharacterized protein LOC126584215, protein MAVLYARHIRDMGFQEPLPIKSANMHPTTVLHDPVLEKSDHMVLLNPVQDATFKRQSSSPVSPYAVDEAIGDLISPTATKVESISQESKCEREKEERERWIKQ, encoded by the exons ATGGCAGTTCTTTATGCCAGACATATAAGGGATATGGGCTTCCAAGAACCCCTGCCTATAAAATCTGCAAATATGCACCCAACGACAGTTCTTCATGATCCTGTGCTGGAAAAGAGTGACCACATGGTGTTGCTTAATCCAGTCCAAGACGCTACGTTTAAAAGACAG TCTTCATCACCAGTTTCCCCATATGCTGTGGACGAAGCCATTGGTGATCTCATATCTCCTACTGCAACAAAGGTGGAGAGCATCAGTCAAGAGTCTAAATGTGAG agagagaaagaggagagagagagatggataaAGCAATGA